CGGCGCGCTGACCCCGGTGGCGAAACTCCAACCGGTCCGCGTCGGCGGTGTCACGGTATCCAACGCCAGCCTGCACAATCAGGATGAGATCGACCGGTTGGACGTGCGCCTCGGCGACGTGGTCCTGATTCAACGGGCCGGCGACGTGATCCCCGAAGTGGTCCAAGTGCTGAAGGAACGCCGCGACCCGATCGGCCACGGGCCGTTTACGATCCGCGCCAAGGTGCGCGACTGTTGTCCGGTGTGCGGCGGCGCGATCGGCCGGAATCCCGACGAAGTGGCCTGGCGCTGCTTCAATGTCTCCTGCCCCGCCAAATTGGTCGAAGGCATCAAGCATTTCGTTTCCAAGGGCGCGCTGAACATCGACGGCATCGGCGACAAGCTGGTCCGCCAACTCGTGGAAAAGGGCCTCGTCAAGGAACCGGCCGACCTCTTCCGGCTGACGCGGGACGATTGGGCGGGTTTGGAGCGGATGGGCGAAAAAAGCGCGCAAAACATCGTCGATGCCATCGAGCGCGGCAAAACCGTCAAGCTGGACCGGTTTCTTTACTCGCTCGGCATCCGTCACGTCGGCGAAGTGACCGCGCGCGCCCTGGCCGACGCCTTCGGATCGCTGCCGGCCGTTCGCGCGGCCGCCTTGGACGCGTTGGCCGCCGTCGAGGACATCGGCCCGATCGTCGCTGCATCGATACAGGCTTATTTCCAAGACCCGGAAAAATCGCGGTGGATCGACAACCTCCTGGCGGCGGGGGTCGCGCCGGCGTGGGAACAACGGCGGGTCGACGCCGCTTCCCCCTTCGCCGGTAAAACGGTGGTCCTGACCGGCGCCCTCGCCGGCTACAGCCGTGAAGCCGCCAAAGCGCTGATTTTGGAGCGGGGCGGCAAAGTGGCCGGGTCGGTCAGTAAAAAGACCGACTGGGTGGTTGCAGGCGCCGACGCGGGGAGTAAACTAACAAAAGCCCAAGAACTGGGTATTCCGGTCATCGATGAGGAAAAATTCACCAGGATGCTGGAGGATGCTTCATGATCGCGAAGCACGTTGAAGTGTTCGGTCGCGTTCAAGGGGTATGGTTTCGCGCCAAGACGAAGGAACAGGCGCAGCAGTTCAAGGTCAACGGCTGGGTTCGCAACACCGACGGCGGTGGCGTCGAGGCGCACCTGGAGGGCGAGGAAGACAGTGTGGAACGCCTGCTGACCTGGATGCACATGGGGCCGCCCCTGGCGCGCGTCGAACATGTCGACGAGGCCGACGTGCCGCCGGAGGGCTACACTTCCTTCGACATTCTGGTCTGATCGCCGTTTTTGCGCACATAAAAAAGCGCCGACCCGCGGGCCGGCGCTTTTCGTTTGATAAACGGATCGCTTTACGCCTCGTACGGCGTGTACTTCATTTTCAGCGCCGTCGCCACGGCCTCGTAAGCCACGGTGCCCTGATAGATGTTGATGCCCTTGCGCAACGCCTCGTTCTCGGCCACGGCGCATTCGAAGCCTTTGTCGGCCAGTTCGAGGGCGAAGTTCAAGGTGGCGTTGGTCAACGCGTAGGTGCTGGTGCGCGGCACGATGCCCGGCATGTTGGTCACGCAGTAGTGCACGATGCCGTGCTTGATGAAGGTCGGCTCGGTGTGCGAGGTCGCGTGAGCCGTTTCCACGCAACCGCCCTGGTCGATGCTGATATCGACGATGGCGCTGCCCGGCCGCATTTTCTTGATCATGTCGACGGTGATCAATTTCGGGGCCTTCGCGCCGGGGATCAGCACCGCGCCGATCACCAGGTCGGCTTCGGCCACCGCCTGCGCGAGATTGCCGCGGTTGCTCATCAGGGTGACGACCCGGCCGCGATAAATGTCGTGCAGGTAGTGCAGCCGCTCGGGACGCGTGTCCAGAATGGTGACCTGCGCGTTCATGCCGACCGCGATTTCGCACGCCGCCGCGCCGGAAACGCCCGCGCCGACGATGGTGACCTTCGCCGGAGCCACACCGGAAACGCCGGCCAACAGCACGCCGCTGCCGCCGTTGCGGGCCTCGAGGCACCACGAGCCGACCTGCGGGGCCAGCTTGCCGGCGACTTCGCTCATCGGGCTGAGCAGCGGCAGATGGTGTTCGGCCGTCTCGATGGTTTCGTAGGCGATGCCGATGCAATTGGCCGCCACCATGGCCTCGGTGAGTTCCCGCTCGGCCGCCAGGTGCAAGTACGTGAAGATCAATTTGTTCTTCATGAACTTGTACTCGACCGGTTGGGGTTCCTTCACCTTCATGATCATTTCGGCCTTGCCCCAGACTTCCGCGGCTTTGGGCAAGATCGTGGCGCCGGCCGCCTTGTACTCTTCGTCGGTGATGCCGCTACCGACGCCGGCGTTCTTCTCGATGTAGATTTGGTGACCGTGCGCGTTCAAGGCCGACACGCCGGCCGGGGTGATCGCCACCCGCTTTTCTTCCGTTTTAATTTCCTTGGGTACGCCGATAATCATGAGAGTCGCTCCACCTGTTTGGGATTAGTCTGAAGAATCGAAATCGTCTCCTGAATGCCAGATGATAAACGTTCCAAGGTTTGGACTATATCGTGATCCCATCCGGCCGTCAACGGTCATTTTTTCGGCTTTTTTCCGGTCCGTTTGCCGTTTTCCACCAACGGAATCAGGTAGGTCGTGCCCGACAAGCCGCGGGTGAACGACGCTTTCATCCGTTTGGCCTCGGCGGGCGTCAGCTTTTCTTCCTTCAGCTTGCGCTCGAGTTCGATCGAATAATTGCGCTCCAATTCGTCGGGGTCGTAGCGCACGAAGCTGATCGATTCGCGGATGGTGTCGCCGCGGACGATTTTCTGGACGTGCGCCCGCCCGTCGTCGCCGACCACCACGATGACCTCGTTGACCTTGCCGAACAGGTTGTGGAAATCGCCGATGATGTCCTGGTACGCACCGACGAGGAAAAAGCCGATCCAGTAAAGGCCCTTGCCGGTTTTGTGCAATTCCAGGAAGCGGCGTTCGTCGTGCACGTCGATGAAATGATCGATCACGCCGTCCGAGTCGCAGGTGATGTCGCAGAGAATCGCGCCGGTGTCGGGCGTTTCGTCCAGGCGGTGGATCGGCATGATCGGAAACAACTGCTCGATGGCCCAGGCGTCGGGCATCGATTGGAAGACCGAAAAATTGCAGATGAAGCGATAGGCCAGATCGCGCTGCAGGTCGTCGAATTCCTCGCGGAGCGGCCCCCGCTCGCGCTTGGCGAACCGCACAGCCTTGAGGCAGATGTCCAGAAACCAGGCCTCGCCGCGCGCCCGGTCTTCCAGCTCGATGAACCCCAGGTTGAACAGCGAGGTCAGTTCGTCGCGATGTTCGAGCGCGTCGTGATAATACTCGCGGTAGTTCTTCTGCGAGATGTTGTCCCAGATGTCGTACAGCTCGTGAATGACCTGCGGGTCGTCGTCGGTCACGGCCAGCTTTTCGGGATCGATGATGGTCTCGGGCGCCCGGTGCACGTTGACCACGGCGACCGCATGGTGGGCCGTCACCGAACGGCCGGATTCGGATACCAGGACCGGCGGCTCGATGTTTTCAGTGGAACAGACGTCCATGACGGTATAGACCACGTCGTTGGCGTATTCCTGGATCGAGTAGTTCATCGAGGCGTCGCTGCTGGTCTTCGAGCCGTCGTAATCGACACCGAGCCCACCGCCGACGTTCAGGTATTTCAAGGAAGGCACCTTCTTCTTCAGCTTGGCGTAGACCCGCGACGCTTCCTTGATCATGTTCTTGATGCGTTTGATCTCGGTGATCTGGCTGCCGGCATGGAAATGCAGCATCTCGAGCGAATCGATCTTGTCCGCCTCGTCGAGGATGCGGATGATCTCCAGCACCTCCGCCGTGGACAGCCCGAACTTGCTTTGCACGCCGCCCGATTCCTCCCAGCGGCCGCTGCCCCGCGCGTCCAGGCGGACGCGCATGCCCAGCGAGACCGTCACGTCCTCGCGCTCCGCGATGGCCAGCGCGCGATGCGCCTCGGGAACCGATTCGATGATGACGATCACGTTGCGGCCCATCCGCTTGGCGTCCATCGCCACGGTCAGGTAGTCGTCGTCTTTGAACCCGTTGCAGACGAACAGGGCTGACTCGCTGAACGGCAGGGCCAGGCCGACGTAAACCTCGGGCTTGGAGCCGACCTCGATGCCGTAATTGAACCGCCGGCCGACCTTCAGAATGGTTTCCATCACTTCGCGTCGATGGTTCACCTTCATCGGAAAAACGCCCTGATAATGGCTCGGGTATTGGAATTCCTGAATGGCGTTGGCGAAGGCCGTGTGCAGCATTTCGATGCGGTGTTCGAGGATCTGCGGAAAGCGGAACAGGTACGGCGGGGTCAGGCCCTTGTTCTGTACCTGGTCCACCAGATCGTACAAGTCCAGCCGCTGATGGCCGTCCGCGTTCACATCGACCTGGACGTGGCCCTTGTTGTTGATCGAAAAGTAGCCATTGCCCCAACTATCCGGAAAATACGTGCGCTCGGCCTCGCGAAATTTTACCGGCATGGCCACCCCTCCTTTCCCGAACCTCGATGCATGAAACACGGTGCGGCGAATCGGCCGAACCCGGCCGATTTTCGGACAGACTAATAATCCGCTTTCGGAAGCGAGTCAAACGTTTTTTCGATCCGCGACTCACTACCCTGCTCGACCTCGATCAGCAGTTGCCGGCGTTCGCCGCGGTCGTCGACCAGAACCAGCACGTGGCGGCCGACCGGCACCTCGGCATCGAACGGCGTTTCGCCGACTTTTTTCCCCTGCCGGTAGATCGTGCAGTGCCGGCCGACGTCGATCCGCACCTTGCCGGTGAAGCGGAAGTTCTTCTTCCAGACCTCGCCCTTGGCCAGCACGATTTCCTCGTGGTGATGGATACCCAGCGTTTCGTTGATCAATTCGAGTTGGTGTTGGCCGGCGGGGATTTCCTCCTTGGTCACCGGCGTGGACCCCAGGACTTTGCCGTCCAATTTGACGTAGACGCGCGGCAGGCTGGTCACGCGCAATCCCGCCTCGCCCTGCACCAGGGTAAAGGTCAGGATTTCGGTCTGGTCTTTCGCCAGCGTTACCACCTTCTGCACGGGCTGGTAGCCGGGTTTGACGACCCGCACTTCCAGGGGAGCATTGGCGCGCGGCTTTTTGACGGAAAGCGGCGTGGCATCGGCGAGTTGCTGATTGTCGATGAAAACGGCGGCGCCGGCGGGCGCCGATTCGATCCGCAATTCCTTGGCGAGATCCGGCAGATCGTTGTCGAGCACGAAATAGGTGCCGCCCGGTTGACGGCGGGTGAACTGCCGGTCGAAGATCCGCAACGTCTGCGCCCGGCCGCCGACGATCCGCAAATCGGCGGCGAAGGTTTTGGCGACGCCCTCGCCCGCCAGCCAGACCCCGACGGCCCCGTCGTCGCGGCGGCCGATCGCGTACTCGCCCCGCCGGACCTCGTACTGATCCGACAGCCGGTCGCGATCGCGATCCAGATGAATCACCCAGGTCCAGGTATGGTCGTGGCGGAATTCCAGAAAACCATACTCGTAGCCCGCGTCGGTTTGTTGCCAGAAGGTGTAGGCGCCGAACAGCTTGTCGGGGGTCAGCGTCATATCCGGCCCCTGGTAATCGGGCAGCTCGGCCTCTTCCTCGCGGGTCTGCGCCAGCAGCGGCAGGCAAAGCACCGCCAACAGCCAGCAGGCGACAACGATGGCTTTTTTCATCCGGTCTCATCCTTTCCGCGGTCGGGGAAATGTCCGAATCGGCTCTACATTAATCGAAAACGCCCGGCGGGAAAACAACCATCACCCGACCGGCGGCCGGCAAAATCTCCCGCGGCCGCGCCGGGAACCGGCCGGGCCATTTTCCGCTTGACAGAAAGTCGCGTCTCTGTATGATGCGCGGCGGAACGGATCTGTAGCTCAATCGGTAGAGCAGCGGACTCTTAATCCGTTGGTTCGGGGTTCGAGTCCCCGCAGATCTACAAAACCCGGAAAGCACCCCGCTTCCCGGGTTTTTTATTGTTGTACCGGATAGCCGAATTGCCGGCGGAAGTGTTCGACGGCCTGCTTCTGGATATAGAAAATGAAGAAGACCGACGAATAGTGCCCGGTCGGGATGACGATCCGCCGGGGCTGATGCGCGGCGTTCCACCACAGGCTCGACAATTCCCACGGCACGACCTGATCGAAGCGCGGCGAAACGAAAAGGATCTTTTTCGGGTCCAGGCGCGGCGCCAACACCGCCGGATCCAGGTCGGCGGTGGCTTTGTAGGCCTCGCGATAAAATGCCTGGTCGTCCCAGCCGGTCCGCTTTTTATAGGCGTTGCGCACCAGGACGACTTCCTCTTCCTGGCTGATCACGATCAGTTTCGCCAGATTGCCCCCGTTGAGCATCAGAACCGCCGCCGCCGGCCGGTCGTCGACCGCCAGCAACATGCTGGAGAAAAAACCGCCCATCGAAATCCCGCTGACGCCGATGCGTTTCGCGTCGATCTCGGGCAGCGTTTCCCACCAGTCGAGGCCCCGTTGCATGTCGACCACCGTGCCGATTAGCACCGTCCGGGTTTTCGGCAGGCCGGTATCGGGCTCGAACAACTCGGCCTTGCGTTCGAAGCGCAACACGTGGAAGCCCTCGCGGGCGTAAAACTCGGCGAACCAGATCGATTCGGAATAATCGCCGCCCAGGATGGGAACCTGGATGATGCCGGCGCGCCGGTGCGGATCCTTGACGCGATAATACCAGGCGACCACTTCCTTGGCGTCGAGCTGATCCTGGAAATAGGACGGAAAGGTGACGCGAAAAATCTCGTAACCCGGCCGATCCTCCATGAACTGCATTTGCACGTCGAACGGCTTCTTTTCGTAGGCGAAATTTTTCAATGCCTGCTCGAGCGTCGGCGGCTGGCCCTCCGGTTTCAACTCGACCCGCGGCATGCCGCAGCCGGACGAGAGTGCCCAAAACGAGCCGAAAAGTAGCAAGACGATCGCAATGCGGATGGCTTTCATCGAAACGGGCCTCGCTTGCCGTTGGCGTTAGGGTTCACGGTTGTTTTAATGATTTTTCCGCCGAGATACAATCGCCGCAAACCGGTTGAATTTTTATCGGAATTTTGCCATGGTGAAGCGGTTCGCGCTTTCAACCCAACCCATGGAGGATAACCAACATGAATTTCACCGGTCGGCTGCCCTTTTTCGTGTTGTTTTTAACCTTCCTGACGGGCGTCCTCGTTTTTTCCACTCCGGCGCGCGCCGCCTGGATATACGAAACCGTCGCCAGCACCGGCGATCAGGGGCAGTATTCCTCGTTGGCCCTGGACAGCGCCAACACGCCGCACGTCGCCTTCTATGACGCCTCGAACGGCAAGCTCCGCTACGGCTACCGCGATTTCGCCGGCTGGCACGTCAGCGATGTCGATAGCGGCAATCGCGGCGACTACGCCCAAATCGCGATCAACCCGGTCAACGACTATCCGGCGATCGCCTACTACGACCAGGAGGGCGGCCGCCTGCGCTATGCCTATTGGGACGGCGACGACTGGAACATCGAGGTGATCGACGAGAACGAGGACGACGGCTACATCGGCGACTACTGCGACCTGACGTTCAACGCCGACGGAACGCCGTACATTTCCTATCACTTCGACGAATCGTGGTTCGAAAACATGGGAACGCGCGTCGCCTGGCGCACCGCTCCCAATACCTGGTCCATCCACGACCTCGACGTGATCCTCAGCACCGCCGGCGTCACCAACTTCGGCCGCCATACGGCGATCGCCATGTCCACCGCGAACCGGCCGCAGATCGCCTACCGCGACGACATCCTCGGTTACCAGAAATTCGGCTGGCTGGACGGCGGCGGCTGGCACTTCGAAATCGCCCTCGATTGGGAACAGGCCGGCGAACAGCCCTCGCTCGCCCTGGACAGCGGCGACAACGTCTTCATCAGCTCTTACAACACCGAGACGATCGGCGACGAATGCGCCTGCATCATTTCGAAGGTCGCCGGCGACTGGGCGCTGGAAAACGTCGAATGCGGCGCGGGCAATTTCGGCCAATACACCAGCGTGGCTGTCGACGGCAACGACGCGCTGCACCTGGCGTATTACGGCGCCGACCGCCTCAATTACGCGGTGGAAACCCCTGACGGCTGGGATATCTCGGTCATCGACGAAACCGGCGTCACGGGCCTGTTCGTCGGCCTGGCGCTCGACGGCGACGCCCATCCGTACTTCGTCTATTACGACAGCACCGCCAAGGACGTGAAATTCGTCTTCGTGCTCGATCCGCCGGCCGTCGCGGCCATCGATCCGGACAACGCGCCCAACACCGGCCCGCTGACCGGCGCCGCCGTCACCGGCGACCGCTTCGAAGCCGCCAGCGAGGTGGCCTTGGTGCGGCCCGACAGCAAGGTGACGATCGCGGGCGAAAACGTAACCGTCCTCTCCGGGCAATCCCTGACCTGCGACTTCGAACTGGCCGGCGTGCTGCCGGGCGTTTACGCCCTGCAGGTTTCCAACCAGGCCGGCACGACCACCCTGGAAAACGCCTTCACCGTCACCACGCTGTCGCCGGAACTGACCTCGATCGCCCCCGCCAGCGGCGGCAACGACGAAACCGCGTTCGCGGTCGAACTGTCCGGCAACTATTTCACCCTCGACATGACCGTCAGCCTGAAGCGCGACGGCGAGTGGGACATCGTGGCGAGCGGCGTCGAACTGACCGACACGACCGCCGCGACGGCCGTCTTCAACCTGAAAAACGAGCGGCCCGGCGACTGGGACGTGGTCGTCGAAACGCCCTACGGCGCCGCGACCATCGAAGACGGCTTCGAGATCTTCTGCGGCGAGCCGGTCGCCGACTTCACCGCCGTACCGAAAGCGGGATACATCCCCCTCACCGTGCAGTTCGCCGACGCCTCGGCCGATTTCGGCGGCTGCGAAATCACCGCCTACGAATGGGACTTCGGCGACGGCGGCACCTCGACGGAAAAGAATCCGCAGCACACCTACGAAACGGCGGGGATTTACTCGGTGACCCTGACCGTCACCGCGCCCGGCGGCACCGATGCGGCCCTGAAAACCGACTACATCAAGGCCGATGCCCTGCCCGGCGACGACGATGACGACACCGCGCCCGTCGACGACGATTCGGCGGACGACGACGATGACGACAACGATAACGACGACAACGACGACGTGGTGCTGCCCGACGACGACTCGCCGCTTCCCAACGCGGGCGACGACGACGAGGACAGCGGCTCCTGCGGCTGCTGAACCGAAAGGCCCATTTCAAAATGCGCGCGGCGGGGATTCCTCCCCGCCGCGTTTGCAAAATACCTTCCCCCCCAGGTTTTTCCGTTTCACTGTTTCAAAACTCATAGAAAATTTCAGCCGGGTTGCGGTTTGATCTCTGATTCGGAACGGTTACACTGCGTTATCAGACGGTAAGGGCACATGATTGTTGCGGTTTGATCTCTGATTCGGAACGGTTACACTATGCGTACATCGCTTCTCTTGAGTCGCCATGTTGCGGTTTGATCTCTGATTCGGAACGGTTACACTGGAATATCAGCGGGCGTACATGGCGACGCCGTTGCGGTTTGATCTCTGATTCGGAACGGTTACACTGGACGAATTCGCCGGCCACAAAGCGCCGCGGTTGCGGTTTGATCTCTGATTCGGAACGGTTACACTAATTTACAGCGGAACAGGTAGTTCAAGCTGGTTGCGGTTTGATCTCTGATTCGGAACGGTTACACTCAATCGCATATCGCGAGAGCGCCGGCCGGGGTTGCGGTTTGATCTCTGATTCGGAACGGTTACACTACCAGATCGAGAAGCAAATCAGATCGACCGGTTGCGGTTTGATCTCTGATTCGGAACGGTTACACTCGGCGGCGTCGCGTTCGGAATATTCCAGTGTTGCGGTTTGATCTCTGATTCGGAACGGTTACACTCCGTCCGGTTCGCACCGCTCGACCCCTCTCGTTGCGGTTTGATCTCTGATTCGGAACGGTTACACTCCATTGCCTGGGCGGCCATCGCCGCCAGGAGTTGCGGTTTGATCTCTGATTCGGAACGGTTACACTCTGTTTCACCCGGCCGGTTTTGATGAGCCTGTTGCGGTTTGATCTCTGATTCGGAACGGTTACACTTGGACCTCTCTCCTTATTTGTTGATTTGCAGTTGCGGTTTGATCTCTGATTCGGAACGGTTACACTTCTACAGGACGACGACTATTGCAACATCGAGTTGCGGTTTGATCTCTGATTCGGAACGGTTACACTGCGAATAAAATAGAAACAGGAGGGGAATGGTTGCGGTTTGATCTCTGATTCGGAACGGTTACACTGCCGGCGCCAGGTGTCGATCGCATTGTAACGTTGCGGTTTGATCTCTGATTCGGAACGGTTACACTAAGACGCCGCGCCGCCGACGACCAACGATTGTTGCGGTTTGATCTCTGATTCGGAACGGTTACACTAAATACAGTTCGTCGGTCACTTCCCCGGCCGTTGCGGTTTGATCTCTGATTCGGAACGGTTACACTCTCGAAACCGTGTCGTTCACGGTCAATCCGTTGCGGTTTGATCTCTGATTCGGAACGGTTACACTTAATATATTCCGGGAGATTCAATAACTGTTGTTGCGGTTTGATCTCTGATTCGGAACGGTTACACTTGATGGTGCCGACGACAATTAACTGGATGTGTTGCGGTTTGATCTCTGATTCGGAACGGTTACACTACACACCGCCGAGTAGCAACATGCGAAACGGTTGCGGTTTGATCTCTGATTCGGAACGGTTACACTAAATTACCTCGCAATCCGTGGGGGCGTTGGTTGCGGTTTGATCTCTGATTCGGAACGGTTACACTCAGCACCGCGCGGCTTCGCTAAGTCGACTCGTTGCGGTTTGATCTCTGATTCGGAACGGTTACACTGCCGGCCTATGTCGGGAATCGTCAACGGCAGTTGCGGTTTGATCTCTGATTCGGAACGGTTACACTAGACGACACTAAAACAGGGGTGATTTTGGCGGGTTAAAGGCAATATAGGTTTAAAAAAACGATAGTTGTTCGGCTGCTTTTTCATTTTTCTCCCGTTTTTTCCCGTAGTAGATCCGCATCCGCGTGAATTGTTTATCGGTCAGGGTGAGCACCCTCACCTGTCCGGCCGGCGGCAGATTTTTCTGCACGCGGTTTTCGTGCACCACGGCGTTTTCCTCGCTCGGGCAGGCGCGGCCGTACACCGAATATTGCAACATGGTGAAGCCGTCCTTCTTCAAGCGCGAACGAAAACGCGTGTACTCCCGCCGCGCCTTTTTGCTGTCGGTCGGCAAATCGAACAACACCATCACCCACATGGTACGGTATCCGCTGACGATCATGACGCCGGAAGATCCAACTTGCGCCGCTCGCCCGCCAGACAGGCGGCGAGCGAGGCGGCGGTTTTCTGCATCGCCACTTGCACCGGCCCCTGGCCGCTTTCCAGGCGGATCGGCTCACCCAAAATCCGCAACAGACTCGCCTTGCTTTCCTTATCGAGTTCCATGACCCCTTGAAGCCACAATTGATGCACCCGCGCGTCGACCAACGGCCGGTAGGGTTCGAGCAGGTCGTCGGCGAGGCAAAACGCGTTTTGCCGATTGCGGTGGTGCAGGCCGATCGCCGGGTGCAGCCCGGCCCCGACGACGGCACGCGCCATAGCCGCGCGCAGGGTCATGTAGCCGAAGTTCAGCAGGTTGTTGGGCGGCGCGCCCTCGCGGTCGCGGCGGAAATCGGCGCCGAAGAGTTCCGGCCAGTAAAACCGGGCGCCCTGGGCCTCGGTATTTTCCTCGTCGCCCGATTTGACCGTTTGGGAAAGTCGCGCCAGCCGCAACCGCGCCGCGCTTTCCCACGGCAACAACCCAGCCTGGGCGCGCAGCTTGGCTTGCACGATCTGCCGCCAGAGTTGCTTGGCCTGCGGCTTGCCGGCGGCGATCTGCGTCCGGAGCCGTTCGGTCAACAGTTCGTTGCCCTCCAGCGGCAGCAAGAGCCCGGCCGGCAAATGATCCTCGCCGCAAACCAATACCGCCCCGCCGTCGGCCAGCACTTGCGCCAGGGCGCGCTGAGTGCAGGTCATCCGCAACGAATCCAGGATCAACAGGCCGATGTCCTCGCTGGGCACCGCGCCCGTTTCCTCCGCCTCGGCGCAAAAGACGATCTGCTTGTCCCGCGTTTTCACGTGGGTGCAGCGCCAACCGGCCTCGACAGTGCGTTTAATCATTGAACGGCAGTAATCGGCCCAATGGATCAACCATGACTTTTACCGCATTTCTTTTTCGAAGTGCTTCGCTTTTTACTTGAAA
This DNA window, taken from Myxococcales bacterium, encodes the following:
- the ligA gene encoding NAD-dependent DNA ligase LigA is translated as MDLAAAEVRVAELRATIRHHNRLYYEQNRPEITDDQYDALLRELAELETAYPELVTADSPTQTVGYKPAEKFAKVEHLAPMLSLGNAMNEAEMREWEGRLYRAGALPEQSPIEYVCEHKLDGLSIELVYRHGKLIRAGTRGDGLIGEDVTANVRTIREIPKSIPAASIHADLLSVRGEIFMKKTDFARLNERQEEDGLKTFANPRNAAAGSLRQLDPAVTAARPLSAFFYAVDDPEKLAVSTHEAVLESLAALGLPVNADRRRCRGIEEAIAFYREMIARRHQLAYDIDGVVVKVDDLRLQESLGAVSRSPRWAVAAKFPAEQAETTVLDIEIQVGRTGALTPVAKLQPVRVGGVTVSNASLHNQDEIDRLDVRLGDVVLIQRAGDVIPEVVQVLKERRDPIGHGPFTIRAKVRDCCPVCGGAIGRNPDEVAWRCFNVSCPAKLVEGIKHFVSKGALNIDGIGDKLVRQLVEKGLVKEPADLFRLTRDDWAGLERMGEKSAQNIVDAIERGKTVKLDRFLYSLGIRHVGEVTARALADAFGSLPAVRAAALDALAAVEDIGPIVAASIQAYFQDPEKSRWIDNLLAAGVAPAWEQRRVDAASPFAGKTVVLTGALAGYSREAAKALILERGGKVAGSVSKKTDWVVAGADAGSKLTKAQELGIPVIDEEKFTRMLEDAS
- a CDS encoding acylphosphatase translates to MIAKHVEVFGRVQGVWFRAKTKEQAQQFKVNGWVRNTDGGGVEAHLEGEEDSVERLLTWMHMGPPLARVEHVDEADVPPEGYTSFDILV
- the ald gene encoding alanine dehydrogenase, translated to MIIGVPKEIKTEEKRVAITPAGVSALNAHGHQIYIEKNAGVGSGITDEEYKAAGATILPKAAEVWGKAEMIMKVKEPQPVEYKFMKNKLIFTYLHLAAERELTEAMVAANCIGIAYETIETAEHHLPLLSPMSEVAGKLAPQVGSWCLEARNGGSGVLLAGVSGVAPAKVTIVGAGVSGAAACEIAVGMNAQVTILDTRPERLHYLHDIYRGRVVTLMSNRGNLAQAVAEADLVIGAVLIPGAKAPKLITVDMIKKMRPGSAIVDISIDQGGCVETAHATSHTEPTFIKHGIVHYCVTNMPGIVPRTSTYALTNATLNFALELADKGFECAVAENEALRKGINIYQGTVAYEAVATALKMKYTPYEA
- the speA gene encoding biosynthetic arginine decarboxylase; the encoded protein is MPVKFREAERTYFPDSWGNGYFSINNKGHVQVDVNADGHQRLDLYDLVDQVQNKGLTPPYLFRFPQILEHRIEMLHTAFANAIQEFQYPSHYQGVFPMKVNHRREVMETILKVGRRFNYGIEVGSKPEVYVGLALPFSESALFVCNGFKDDDYLTVAMDAKRMGRNVIVIIESVPEAHRALAIAEREDVTVSLGMRVRLDARGSGRWEESGGVQSKFGLSTAEVLEIIRILDEADKIDSLEMLHFHAGSQITEIKRIKNMIKEASRVYAKLKKKVPSLKYLNVGGGLGVDYDGSKTSSDASMNYSIQEYANDVVYTVMDVCSTENIEPPVLVSESGRSVTAHHAVAVVNVHRAPETIIDPEKLAVTDDDPQVIHELYDIWDNISQKNYREYYHDALEHRDELTSLFNLGFIELEDRARGEAWFLDICLKAVRFAKRERGPLREEFDDLQRDLAYRFICNFSVFQSMPDAWAIEQLFPIMPIHRLDETPDTGAILCDITCDSDGVIDHFIDVHDERRFLELHKTGKGLYWIGFFLVGAYQDIIGDFHNLFGKVNEVIVVVGDDGRAHVQKIVRGDTIRESISFVRYDPDELERNYSIELERKLKEEKLTPAEAKRMKASFTRGLSGTTYLIPLVENGKRTGKKPKK
- a CDS encoding PEGA domain-containing protein — protein: MKKAIVVACWLLAVLCLPLLAQTREEEAELPDYQGPDMTLTPDKLFGAYTFWQQTDAGYEYGFLEFRHDHTWTWVIHLDRDRDRLSDQYEVRRGEYAIGRRDDGAVGVWLAGEGVAKTFAADLRIVGGRAQTLRIFDRQFTRRQPGGTYFVLDNDLPDLAKELRIESAPAGAAVFIDNQQLADATPLSVKKPRANAPLEVRVVKPGYQPVQKVVTLAKDQTEILTFTLVQGEAGLRVTSLPRVYVKLDGKVLGSTPVTKEEIPAGQHQLELINETLGIHHHEEIVLAKGEVWKKNFRFTGKVRIDVGRHCTIYRQGKKVGETPFDAEVPVGRHVLVLVDDRGERRQLLIEVEQGSESRIEKTFDSLPKADY
- a CDS encoding PKD domain-containing protein; translation: MNFTGRLPFFVLFLTFLTGVLVFSTPARAAWIYETVASTGDQGQYSSLALDSANTPHVAFYDASNGKLRYGYRDFAGWHVSDVDSGNRGDYAQIAINPVNDYPAIAYYDQEGGRLRYAYWDGDDWNIEVIDENEDDGYIGDYCDLTFNADGTPYISYHFDESWFENMGTRVAWRTAPNTWSIHDLDVILSTAGVTNFGRHTAIAMSTANRPQIAYRDDILGYQKFGWLDGGGWHFEIALDWEQAGEQPSLALDSGDNVFISSYNTETIGDECACIISKVAGDWALENVECGAGNFGQYTSVAVDGNDALHLAYYGADRLNYAVETPDGWDISVIDETGVTGLFVGLALDGDAHPYFVYYDSTAKDVKFVFVLDPPAVAAIDPDNAPNTGPLTGAAVTGDRFEAASEVALVRPDSKVTIAGENVTVLSGQSLTCDFELAGVLPGVYALQVSNQAGTTTLENAFTVTTLSPELTSIAPASGGNDETAFAVELSGNYFTLDMTVSLKRDGEWDIVASGVELTDTTAATAVFNLKNERPGDWDVVVETPYGAATIEDGFEIFCGEPVADFTAVPKAGYIPLTVQFADASADFGGCEITAYEWDFGDGGTSTEKNPQHTYETAGIYSVTLTVTAPGGTDAALKTDYIKADALPGDDDDDTAPVDDDSADDDDDDNDNDDNDDVVLPDDDSPLPNAGDDDEDSGSCGC
- the cas2 gene encoding CRISPR-associated endonuclease Cas2, whose product is MWVMVLFDLPTDSKKARREYTRFRSRLKKDGFTMLQYSVYGRACPSEENAVVHENRVQKNLPPAGQVRVLTLTDKQFTRMRIYYGKKREKNEKAAEQLSFF
- the cas1 gene encoding type II CRISPR-associated endonuclease Cas1; translation: MIKRTVEAGWRCTHVKTRDKQIVFCAEAEETGAVPSEDIGLLILDSLRMTCTQRALAQVLADGGAVLVCGEDHLPAGLLLPLEGNELLTERLRTQIAAGKPQAKQLWRQIVQAKLRAQAGLLPWESAARLRLARLSQTVKSGDEENTEAQGARFYWPELFGADFRRDREGAPPNNLLNFGYMTLRAAMARAVVGAGLHPAIGLHHRNRQNAFCLADDLLEPYRPLVDARVHQLWLQGVMELDKESKASLLRILGEPIRLESGQGPVQVAMQKTAASLAACLAGERRKLDLPAS